Part of the Synechococcus sp. HK01-R genome is shown below.
TACGTGCTGGATGGTGACAACATCCGCCATGGCCTCTGCAAGGACCTCGGCTTTTCTGATGCGGACCGCGAGGAGAACATCCGCCGCATTGGCGAAGTGGCCAAGTTGTTCCTCGATGCGGGTGTGGTGGTGCTCACCGCCTTCGTTTCACCCTTCCGGGCCGATCGCGACAAAGCCCGCGACCTGGTGGAGGACGGCGACTTCATTGAAATCTTCTGCGCCGCCGATCTGACGGTCTGCGAGCAGCGGGACACCAAGGGGTTGTATGCCAAGGCCCGTGCTGGAGAAATCAAGGAATTCACCGGCATTTCCAGCCCCTATGAGGCGCCCGAACAGCCAGAGCTGAAGGTCGACACCGGCAGCAGCGACCTGGAGGCCTGCGTCGAGCAGGTGGTGACTCATCTGATCAGCCTGGGCGTGATTCCGGCGAAGTCCTGAGCTCCACCCAGGCATCAACAAGAGTCTTGAAGCAGCTGGCCACTGGAACGGCCAGCAGCAGCCCCAGCAATTCACCCAGCCCCAGCAGATCGCCAGCTCTGGCACCCAACGGAAGGGCGATCAGCAACCAGGCGGGCTGCAAACCAACGATGCTTCCCATCAGACGGGGTTGGATGACCTGATCCACGATCTGACCGACACCGATAGCCGCGGCCAGGATCTCCAAACCGGTGCGGGGGTCCTGCACCGCCAGTAGTGCACTCACGGCAACGATGGTGAGGGCGCTGGCATAGGGAATCAGGGTCGTCAGGCCAATCAAAACGGCAAAGAGCACGCCGTAGGGAATGGACAGCAACGTGAAGACAAGGATCTGCCCGGCACTGAGAATGAGTGCCAGCAGCACCTGGCCGCCGAAATAACCACGAAAGGTGCGTGTGATCGTGCTAATCACCAGGGCACGCCACTGCTCAGGCAACCAGCGAGCGAGCCCGGCGGTGATCGCATCGCCCCCAAGCAGAAAGAACACGGCCAGCACCAGAACGATCACCGTGTTGATCGTGGTGCCGAGCGTCGCCCCGAGAATTCCCAGCAAGCGCTGACTGAACTGACTCGCCACCCGACTGACACGCGTCAGCAGATCGCTGCTCAGATCACCGAACTCACTGGGCAACCCACGCGAGGCGGCCCAATCCTGCAAACCGCTGATCCAGGCTTCCGCCTGCACCAACCAGCTGGGCAGGGCATTGATCAGCTGCGCCAGCTGATCAATCAACCTGGGAACCAGGGTGACCCCAGCGAGACCAAGGGCTCCGACGGTGACCAGGGTGACCAGCAGGATCGCCAACCATCGGGGCAGACCGCGGCGACTGAGCCAGCGACAGGGAATATCCAGCAGAAAGGCAATCAGAGCCGACGTAAGAAACAGCCCCGGAAATGGCGCCAGAGGCAGCAGTAACTGCCTCAGAACGTAGAGATTGAGGGTCAGCAGCGGCAGAGCAAGCCCCCATCGCAACCAGCTCGGCCAAGCCATGAGAGAACGCACCTGCGGCCATTGTGTGGGGATCGGCCAAGCGCTGACTGCTTGAGTCAGCGGCCCGCCATCCCTTCCAGGTAGCGGCTCGATCCGATCGCCTGAAGCCGGGCATCCTTGCCGGTGACCATGTCGTGCAGTTCCTGGCGATAGGTGGCCAGCCGCTCCGCCAGGGCTTCGTCGGCGGTGGCAAGAATTTGAGCCGCTAACAAGCCGGCGTTGAGCCCCCCTCCGATCGCCACCGTGGCCACCGGAATCCCTCCTGGCATCTGCACGATCGAATGCAGGGAATCCACCCCAGAGAGCGCCCGGCTCTGCACCGGCACGCCGATCACAGGGAGGGTTGTGAGCGCGGCGACCATCCCGGGCAGATGGGCAGCACCACCAGCACCGGCCACGATCACCTTGAGGCCCTGGTCTCGAGCCTGCTGCGCGAACATCACCATCTCCAAAGGTGTGCGATGGGCGGAGAGCACACGCACCTCAACCGCCACTCCCAACTGCTCCAACGCCTCAACGGCTGGCTGCAGGGTGGGCAGATCGGAATCACTACCCATGATCACCGCCACCTGGGGTGCGACTGAAGGCATGGTGCTGGCGCAAGAAAGCGAGACTGTCATCGTCCCGCACGAACCGCTGGCAGTCACCTGGCATGGATCGGATCACCAACGTGCGTTTGCCCCAGCGACCGGGCCGTGATGACCGGCCTGACCTGTGGTGGCTTGAGTTAGATGACGACAGGCTCATCCTCGACCTTGGCCGAATGCCGGAACGAGGCGCCATGGAGGGCCAGAACTGGCGAGGCGACTGGCTGAGTCCGATGGGGATCGACCTTCAGATCAACGGCGGACTTGGCCTGGCATTCCCCGAACTCACCGAGAAAGACCTTCCCAGACTGCTCCAATTACTGGATCAGCTCTGGTTGGACGGGGTGGAAGCGATTGCTCCGACCCTGGTGACCTGTGGCATTGAACCGCTACGCGAGGCCCTATCGGTGCTTCGGACGGCGAGGAACGAGGAACACCCCAACCGCTGCAGGCTTCTGGGAGCCCATCTCGAAGGCCCCTTCCTGGCCGAGGCGCGCCGAGGCGCCCATCCCCTTGAGCATCTCTGCAAGCCCAGCCTGGAGGCCCTTGAACGCAGGATCAAAGGCTTCGAGCATGAGATCGCCTTGGTCACCCTGGCCCCGGAGCTCAAGGGAGCGGAGCCGGTCATCGAGCGGCTCCGCTCCCTTGGCATCACCGTGGCGCTGGGGCATAGCGCCGCCAACGCCAAGGAGGCGACGGCGGCCTATGCGCTTGGGGTCGGGATGCTGACCCACAGTTTCAATGCCATGCCAGGACTGCATCACCGAGCGCCGGGCCCCCTGGGTGCGGCCTGTCGTCAGGGCGGCATTGCTCTGGGGCTGATCGCCGACGGGGTGCATGTGGACCCGACGATGGCCGTGCTTCTGCAACGGCTTGCCGGAGATC
Proteins encoded:
- the cysC gene encoding adenylyl-sulfate kinase codes for the protein MSASPTYGQLTNQGASTNIAWHHASVDRAARAEQRGHRSAILWFTGLSGAGKSTLANAVNQALFERGLATYVLDGDNIRHGLCKDLGFSDADREENIRRIGEVAKLFLDAGVVVLTAFVSPFRADRDKARDLVEDGDFIEIFCAADLTVCEQRDTKGLYAKARAGEIKEFTGISSPYEAPEQPELKVDTGSSDLEACVEQVVTHLISLGVIPAKS
- a CDS encoding AI-2E family transporter, encoding MAWPSWLRWGLALPLLTLNLYVLRQLLLPLAPFPGLFLTSALIAFLLDIPCRWLSRRGLPRWLAILLVTLVTVGALGLAGVTLVPRLIDQLAQLINALPSWLVQAEAWISGLQDWAASRGLPSEFGDLSSDLLTRVSRVASQFSQRLLGILGATLGTTINTVIVLVLAVFFLLGGDAITAGLARWLPEQWRALVISTITRTFRGYFGGQVLLALILSAGQILVFTLLSIPYGVLFAVLIGLTTLIPYASALTIVAVSALLAVQDPRTGLEILAAAIGVGQIVDQVIQPRLMGSIVGLQPAWLLIALPLGARAGDLLGLGELLGLLLAVPVASCFKTLVDAWVELRTSPESRPG
- the purE gene encoding 5-(carboxyamino)imidazole ribonucleotide mutase is translated as MPSVAPQVAVIMGSDSDLPTLQPAVEALEQLGVAVEVRVLSAHRTPLEMVMFAQQARDQGLKVIVAGAGGAAHLPGMVAALTTLPVIGVPVQSRALSGVDSLHSIVQMPGGIPVATVAIGGGLNAGLLAAQILATADEALAERLATYRQELHDMVTGKDARLQAIGSSRYLEGMAGR
- a CDS encoding N-acetylglucosamine-6-phosphate deacetylase translates to MDRITNVRLPQRPGRDDRPDLWWLELDDDRLILDLGRMPERGAMEGQNWRGDWLSPMGIDLQINGGLGLAFPELTEKDLPRLLQLLDQLWLDGVEAIAPTLVTCGIEPLREALSVLRTARNEEHPNRCRLLGAHLEGPFLAEARRGAHPLEHLCKPSLEALERRIKGFEHEIALVTLAPELKGAEPVIERLRSLGITVALGHSAANAKEATAAYALGVGMLTHSFNAMPGLHHRAPGPLGAACRQGGIALGLIADGVHVDPTMAVLLQRLAGDQLVLVSDALAPYGLADGQHRWDERVLLVENGTCRLEDGTLAGVTLPLLEGARRLARWSGDPDGAIWAATRAPREVLEAPEAWDTLLLHHPLQACLRWSLKGDGDLHWQHAA